A region of Oceanispirochaeta sp. M1 DNA encodes the following proteins:
- a CDS encoding FapA family protein, translating to MISQDEFQDIMRTLSETDKERRSVEVSGNTIEEALGQAAIELGVPVRRLEYELLEKGKRGFIGIGKRSYNLIVYTAERKITRTAGGEVILEEFEDESQEEEVIIKDGDFTVRLASDGAYLKVRPADKGGMSVDKDEILKELSFRGVNEVNNDRVAAVIDNADSVYVKVGDFIYNPVNDARPTVDVSDDEMQAFIEVQESGPGGADLTSSDITSFLRNNNVVFGILEDALTGFEDHPSYSHPYLIARGDPPVNGRNASISYLFETEESHVKLKQKSDGSVDFKELNLIQNVVKGQPLARKIPPEAGKDGRTVYGKYIPAKDGTDTQMGLGKNVSITDNGKTVIATTSGQVLLLKGKVTVETVLVIPGDVNASTGNVSGLGTVIVKGNVEDGFHVSAQANIEVNGFVGKSNLQAGGDIVVKRGINGGEGEFGRIVAGKSIWSSFINNASAEAGENVIVSDGIVNAHINATSRILCKGKRARIVGGELQASEEINAATLGSSGGAETILRVGYDPKAKVELDELLARQEELDREQNEADRNLQGLMKQKRARKKLSAEKETMFTELRQRHNDLIDEMEKLKDSLEHKQEYLSVLQLQGKISASKNVNSGVKVYIKDEEYEVTNPFDYPVTFMIEDGFITTAKYEDITEEDIQRRE from the coding sequence ATGATCAGCCAGGATGAATTCCAGGATATAATGCGGACTCTTTCCGAAACGGATAAAGAACGCAGATCCGTGGAAGTATCCGGCAATACTATAGAAGAAGCACTTGGACAGGCCGCCATTGAACTTGGTGTTCCGGTAAGACGTCTGGAATATGAGCTGCTGGAAAAAGGTAAGCGCGGATTTATAGGAATCGGTAAAAGAAGTTACAACCTCATAGTTTATACTGCCGAGCGGAAAATTACCCGAACCGCAGGTGGCGAAGTTATTCTGGAAGAATTTGAAGATGAAAGTCAGGAAGAGGAAGTTATCATCAAAGATGGTGACTTTACTGTCAGACTGGCCAGTGACGGTGCTTATCTGAAGGTCAGACCAGCAGATAAGGGTGGAATGTCTGTCGACAAAGATGAGATTCTGAAAGAGCTGAGCTTCCGTGGGGTAAACGAAGTCAACAATGACCGTGTAGCTGCTGTGATTGATAATGCTGATTCTGTCTATGTGAAAGTGGGTGATTTTATTTACAATCCTGTAAATGATGCCCGTCCCACAGTAGATGTCTCTGATGATGAAATGCAGGCATTTATAGAGGTTCAGGAATCAGGACCCGGAGGAGCTGACCTTACATCTTCGGATATCACCTCATTTCTACGAAATAACAATGTGGTATTCGGTATTCTTGAAGATGCTCTTACAGGATTCGAAGATCATCCTTCATACAGTCATCCCTATCTGATTGCAAGAGGGGACCCTCCCGTAAACGGTCGTAATGCCTCAATCTCCTATCTTTTTGAAACAGAAGAGTCTCATGTCAAACTGAAACAGAAGAGTGACGGTTCGGTTGACTTCAAAGAACTGAACCTTATACAGAATGTGGTGAAGGGCCAGCCCCTTGCCAGGAAAATCCCCCCCGAAGCCGGTAAAGACGGTAGAACTGTCTATGGTAAGTATATTCCAGCTAAAGACGGAACTGATACGCAGATGGGACTGGGAAAGAATGTATCCATTACAGATAACGGCAAGACTGTCATAGCCACAACAAGTGGACAGGTTCTTCTTTTGAAGGGCAAGGTAACTGTCGAGACAGTTCTGGTTATTCCCGGTGATGTAAACGCCTCAACAGGTAATGTGAGCGGGCTGGGTACAGTTATAGTGAAGGGTAACGTGGAAGACGGATTCCACGTCTCTGCCCAGGCTAATATTGAAGTCAACGGCTTTGTCGGTAAGTCAAACCTCCAGGCCGGAGGTGATATTGTTGTAAAACGTGGTATCAACGGCGGTGAAGGCGAGTTCGGTCGTATTGTTGCCGGAAAATCCATCTGGTCCAGTTTTATCAATAATGCTTCCGCCGAGGCCGGTGAGAATGTTATTGTCAGTGACGGTATTGTCAATGCTCATATTAATGCAACCAGCCGTATTCTCTGTAAGGGGAAAAGGGCCAGGATCGTTGGTGGTGAGCTGCAGGCTTCTGAAGAGATCAATGCTGCCACCCTGGGTTCCTCAGGTGGTGCCGAAACAATCCTGAGGGTTGGTTATGATCCAAAGGCCAAGGTTGAGCTTGACGAACTCCTTGCCAGGCAGGAAGAACTGGATCGGGAACAGAATGAGGCCGATAGGAACCTGCAGGGGCTGATGAAGCAGAAACGTGCCAGAAAGAAACTTTCTGCTGAGAAAGAAACAATGTTTACAGAGCTCAGACAGCGTCATAATGATTTAATCGATGAAATGGAAAAACTGAAGGATTCACTGGAACATAAGCAGGAATATCTGTCTGTGCTGCAGCTTCAGGGGAAAATCTCAGCATCAAAGAATGTGAATTCAGGGGTGAAGGTTTATATCAAGGATGAGGAGTATGAAGTTACGAATCCCTTTGATTATCCTGTCACCTTTATGATAGAAGATGGTTTTATAACGACGGCTAAGTATGAGGATATCACTGAGGAGGATATTCAGAGGAGGGAGTAG
- a CDS encoding flagellar biosynthesis protein FlhF, with product MEQHFTESGYTHAEVISNIRVKYGDKAKILFYKSVRLGGFMGLFTHDGIEYTGYITDNPAKNRRESDEKSKKEILNMTQAQKGSTLDEVLKEVKDLKQQLVSGPREEAPLHPSLEKMKDLLKENDFTGSYIEDMLDRLKRDFSLDDLDQYSLLEDAVLEWIGSSLSELQESPVPSPRVFVLVGPTGVGKTTTIAKLAAINGITSGDKSLRVCMITIDNYRIGARTQIETYGQIMDIPVFTAESYEDLKDKIDMNRDQDLILVDTIGKSPRDFMKLAEMRSIVEACGGNAEIHLAISSTTKDKDINEILDQFESFHYKSVILTKLDETTRVGNLISILSQKNKTLSYITDGQGVPQDISRNTRAKLLNSLIGFSSDVQQIVDKLDKKYTRMRS from the coding sequence ATGGAGCAGCACTTTACAGAATCCGGATATACTCATGCTGAAGTGATCAGCAATATCCGTGTTAAATATGGAGATAAAGCCAAAATCCTCTTTTACAAAAGCGTGCGCCTGGGCGGTTTTATGGGCCTTTTTACCCATGACGGAATAGAGTATACGGGTTACATCACAGATAATCCCGCAAAGAACAGACGGGAATCTGATGAGAAGAGTAAAAAAGAAATCCTCAATATGACACAGGCTCAGAAAGGGTCCACCCTGGATGAAGTACTTAAGGAAGTTAAAGACCTTAAACAACAGTTGGTATCAGGTCCCCGTGAAGAGGCCCCTCTCCATCCCTCCCTTGAGAAAATGAAAGATCTTCTGAAAGAGAATGATTTTACCGGTTCCTATATTGAAGATATGCTGGATCGTCTAAAACGTGATTTTTCTCTGGATGATCTGGATCAGTATTCTCTACTGGAAGATGCAGTACTGGAATGGATCGGTTCTTCACTGAGTGAACTTCAGGAGAGTCCGGTTCCTTCTCCCAGGGTCTTTGTTCTTGTAGGTCCCACAGGTGTGGGAAAAACGACAACCATTGCCAAGCTGGCGGCCATTAACGGTATTACATCGGGGGATAAGTCTCTGCGGGTCTGTATGATAACAATCGATAATTATCGTATCGGTGCCAGAACACAGATTGAGACCTATGGTCAGATAATGGATATTCCTGTATTTACAGCAGAGTCCTATGAAGATTTGAAAGATAAGATAGATATGAACCGGGATCAGGATCTGATCTTAGTGGATACAATCGGAAAAAGCCCCAGAGATTTTATGAAACTTGCAGAAATGCGCTCCATTGTGGAAGCCTGCGGTGGAAATGCCGAGATTCATCTGGCCATCTCATCCACGACAAAGGATAAAGATATCAACGAGATACTTGATCAGTTTGAATCTTTCCATTATAAATCTGTAATTCTTACCAAGCTTGATGAAACAACCAGAGTAGGAAATCTTATCAGTATCCTCTCCCAGAAAAACAAGACACTTTCCTATATCACAGATGGTCAGGGTGTGCCCCAGGATATATCTCGTAATACCAGAGCAAAGCTTCTGAACTCTCTCATTGGTTTCAGCAGTGATGTACAGCAGATTGTTGATAAACTTGATAAAAAATATACCAGAATGCGGAGCTGA
- a CDS encoding MinD/ParA family protein yields the protein MQDQAELLREMMKKKNENGSAEEPSTTGTRIITVASGKGGVGKTNISINLALAYAKMGKKVIVLDADLGLANVNVILGVIPKFNLYHVIRKQKTMKEVILDTNYGIQIVAGASGFSRVANLTDEERNNFILELSELSSADIIIIDTSAGVSQNVLAFVEAADDVLIVTTPEPTAITDAYGIIKIISTEIDNLDMGMKLIVNRAANITEAKKVSHKIINIAGQFLNLKIDYLGFVYDDPAVPASVRKQLPFMISDPRGQASSCIQHIVNRLENVEYREGRGVGQFIRRLMKRME from the coding sequence ATGCAGGATCAGGCTGAACTCCTCAGGGAGATGATGAAAAAAAAGAATGAGAACGGTAGTGCAGAGGAACCCAGCACTACGGGTACCAGAATTATAACTGTCGCCAGTGGAAAAGGGGGCGTTGGGAAAACCAACATTTCTATCAATCTGGCTCTTGCCTATGCAAAAATGGGGAAAAAGGTGATTGTTCTGGATGCTGACCTCGGTCTGGCAAATGTCAATGTTATATTAGGAGTCATTCCAAAGTTCAATCTTTATCATGTTATCCGGAAGCAGAAGACCATGAAAGAGGTTATACTGGATACAAATTACGGTATTCAGATTGTAGCCGGAGCCAGTGGTTTTTCCAGAGTCGCCAATCTAACTGATGAAGAGAGAAATAATTTTATTTTGGAGCTGTCCGAGCTTTCATCAGCAGATATTATTATTATTGATACAAGTGCCGGTGTCTCACAGAATGTACTTGCTTTTGTGGAAGCGGCAGATGACGTTCTGATTGTTACAACACCAGAACCTACGGCAATTACTGATGCTTACGGAATTATTAAAATTATATCCACCGAGATTGATAATCTAGATATGGGTATGAAGCTTATTGTAAATAGAGCTGCCAATATTACAGAGGCAAAGAAGGTTTCTCATAAGATTATAAATATTGCAGGTCAGTTTTTAAATCTGAAGATTGATTATCTAGGATTTGTTTATGATGATCCTGCAGTTCCGGCGTCTGTCAGAAAACAGCTGCCTTTTATGATTTCAGATCCTCGGGGACAGGCGTCTTCCTGTATACAGCATATTGTAAACAGACTGGAAAATGTGGAGTATAGGGAAGGACGGGGTGTTGGACAGTTTATCCGCCGTCTGATGAAGCGTATGGAATGA
- the whiG gene encoding RNA polymerase sigma factor WhiG, whose amino-acid sequence MSEKVLENVTEEELWKEYRKTHKQEIRDTLIKQYAPLVKYVAGKISVGMPQNVDFDDLVGFGVFGLFDAIEKFDPEKHVKFKTYAVTRIRGAIFDELRSIDWVPRSVRQKTREIEDTIQSLEASLGRSASDDEIAKAMNMSRAQYNQVVLKVRGTSILSLNDVWFTGDDSDKVSIQDSIESPISLQPDSIAEKDEIRRVIVQAINELPDKEKKVLVLYYYEDLTLKEIGKVLEVTESRISQLHTKAIMRLRSKLTNVKKGIM is encoded by the coding sequence ATGTCTGAAAAGGTATTGGAAAACGTAACAGAAGAAGAATTGTGGAAGGAATACCGGAAAACTCATAAGCAGGAAATCCGGGATACCCTTATCAAGCAGTATGCTCCTCTCGTTAAATATGTAGCTGGGAAGATCTCTGTCGGGATGCCTCAAAATGTTGATTTCGATGATCTGGTAGGATTTGGAGTCTTCGGCCTTTTTGATGCTATTGAAAAATTCGATCCCGAAAAACATGTCAAATTTAAAACCTATGCGGTAACCAGAATACGCGGAGCAATCTTTGATGAACTGCGTTCCATTGACTGGGTCCCCCGTTCAGTCAGACAGAAAACACGTGAAATAGAAGATACAATCCAGAGTCTGGAAGCCTCTTTAGGCCGATCCGCAAGTGATGATGAAATAGCCAAGGCCATGAATATGTCCCGTGCACAGTACAATCAGGTTGTTCTGAAGGTCAGGGGAACAAGTATTCTCTCTCTGAATGATGTCTGGTTTACCGGTGATGATTCAGATAAAGTTTCTATACAGGACAGTATTGAGTCTCCCATCAGCCTTCAACCCGATTCTATTGCCGAGAAAGATGAGATAAGACGGGTTATAGTACAGGCTATCAATGAACTACCCGATAAGGAAAAGAAGGTCCTCGTATTATATTACTACGAAGATCTGACTTTGAAGGAAATCGGAAAGGTTCTTGAGGTTACAGAGTCAAGAATCTCTCAGCTTCATACGAAAGCAATTATGAGACTGAGATCGAAACTGACGAATGTGAAGAAAGGAATTATGTAA